One region of Cloacibacillus sp. genomic DNA includes:
- a CDS encoding amino acid carrier protein — translation MSTVDLISLIVWDYMWGLPLVMVVLASGLYLSLRTGFFQITNFGVAMRHAWSSIRGRDRDKNETGLFSSIEATSVALGTTIGVGNIGGVATAIATGGPGAVFWMWLAALFGMIIKMAEVTLAVYYRSKDDNGAAYGGPNHYMKKGIGIEKNMPRVFKLLSFLFAFGFLTGYFINIQTYTVSEAVANTFGLKLMTVGVVYTIALYAMISGGMKQLGKIALMLVPFMCIFYLAGGIFILLRNVAEIPAAFSLIFKNAFTGTAALGGFMGAAVTQAIKVGLARSVFSNEAGWGSAPMIHASAKVDHPVKQGLMGIFEVFVDTFVICSITCLIIIVTGQWSSGLDGATLTLAAFETGMGRFGRVILAAGVFIFGITTSSGLYAQIEVVLRYLIGDFPRKDALLYFYKWTYPLPSLALVYIAVYFEFPGTTVWLFSDASTALPIFANVIALSILTPKFIILLNDYKAKYLGVGTADPQFEVFYDSEK, via the coding sequence GTGGGGACTGCCTTTGGTGATGGTCGTTCTGGCCTCCGGCCTCTATCTTAGCCTGCGCACGGGCTTCTTTCAAATCACAAATTTCGGCGTCGCTATGAGACATGCTTGGTCAAGCATCAGGGGAAGAGATAGAGATAAAAACGAGACGGGGCTTTTCTCTTCCATTGAGGCTACCAGCGTGGCGCTCGGCACGACCATCGGAGTGGGCAATATCGGGGGCGTCGCCACTGCAATCGCGACGGGCGGCCCTGGGGCTGTATTTTGGATGTGGCTTGCGGCGCTTTTTGGGATGATCATCAAGATGGCGGAGGTGACGCTTGCCGTCTATTACAGGTCAAAAGACGACAACGGCGCGGCCTACGGCGGCCCCAATCACTACATGAAAAAGGGCATCGGCATTGAAAAAAATATGCCGCGTGTTTTCAAGCTCCTCAGTTTTCTCTTCGCGTTCGGCTTTTTGACGGGATATTTTATCAATATACAAACCTATACGGTATCTGAAGCGGTGGCGAACACATTTGGGCTAAAACTAATGACTGTAGGCGTCGTCTATACCATAGCGCTTTACGCTATGATAAGCGGCGGCATGAAACAACTCGGCAAAATAGCGCTCATGCTCGTTCCTTTTATGTGCATTTTTTATCTCGCAGGCGGAATCTTTATTCTTTTAAGAAACGTAGCGGAGATACCGGCGGCTTTTTCGCTGATATTTAAGAACGCCTTCACCGGCACTGCGGCTCTTGGCGGCTTTATGGGAGCCGCAGTGACTCAGGCAATCAAAGTAGGGCTTGCGCGCTCTGTCTTCAGCAATGAAGCCGGATGGGGATCCGCGCCGATGATACACGCCTCGGCAAAGGTAGATCACCCCGTGAAGCAGGGTTTGATGGGCATTTTTGAAGTATTTGTGGATACTTTTGTAATATGCAGCATCACCTGCCTCATCATAATCGTCACAGGGCAGTGGTCCTCCGGTCTTGACGGCGCCACTTTGACGCTTGCGGCCTTTGAGACTGGGATGGGACGATTCGGCAGGGTCATTCTAGCGGCGGGGGTATTTATATTCGGCATAACGACCTCAAGCGGCCTCTACGCGCAGATCGAGGTCGTTCTCCGCTATCTTATAGGCGATTTTCCACGAAAAGACGCCCTTCTATATTTTTATAAATGGACCTACCCGCTTCCCAGCCTTGCGCTTGTCTATATCGCGGTCTATTTTGAGTTCCCGGGAACAACTGTGTGGCTTTTCTCGGACGCCTCCACGGCGCTTCCCATTTTTGCAAACGTCATAGCGTTATCCATATTGACGCCCAAGTTCATTATCCTTCTTAACGACTATAAGGCAAAGTATCTTGGCGTAGGAACCGCCGACCCACAGTTTGAGGTCTTCTATGATTCTGAAAAATAA